TTCCAGGGCGGCGGGTCCTTTTCCGCCGGAGGGGCCGGCGGCGCCTCTGGGCCGCCAGTTCGCTTGGTTCGAAGCAGTCCCCCAGCACCCCGGTCGGATGACGCAGCCGGCGGGCGGCAGGCTCCGCCCGGGTCCGCTCCAGCTCCGTCGGCCGGGGCAGCAGCCGGGCCGCGACGGCTCGGTCGAGGACGGGGGTGCCGAGGTCGGCCAGCGCCTTGTGGCGGGCCAGACGCGCCGCGACGGGTTCGTCCGCGCGGCCGCGTACCGCCGGGGTCCGGTACGAGCCGGTACCTCGCCCTCAACTCACCTACAGCGCGGGAACTTTGGTGCGGGAGCCGGCGTCTGTCCAAGGTGGGTGCGAGTCCGTTCAGCGGACCCGTGCCCGGCCACTCTTCACCACAACGGACACGACGGGGCAGGATGGGCTGGCTTCGCAGATACGGGTTGAAGCTCTTTTTGCTGAGCTGCTCCAGCGCACTCGCCGCTGGGGTGTTCGTGGCCTCGGTACTGGCCGGGGACCAGCAAGACAGGAACCACGAGAGCATCCTCCGGGTCGGTGCCGTACTCGCCGTGGCCGTCGTCCTCGTGACGGCCAGTGAAACCGCCCTGAACGAACGGGAGAAGGAGCGCGCCCGGAAAGAAGCGGGGCGTGCGGCGGCCGCCCTGGCCCTCACGTATCACTCGACGCTCGCCCCGCTCTCCGAGGCACTGGCGACGCTCTCCCAGGAGTACGCGGCGGCCTACTCCGGGACAGGAGCCACGCCCCCTGCCGGTCTCGCGAGCACACAAGCCGCGCAGTCCGCGGTGATCCGCAGGACCGTCCTTGTCGGCGCCGCCGTCCTGACCGCCGAGCCGGACCCCGCCTCCCACCTCCCGAGGGCCCGGTGTGCGTTCTACCGCCTCGCCGACCGCGCCCGGCACGAGTTCACGCTGGAGGACTGGGCCGGCGCCCCGCCCACACCACGCCCGATCATCGACGGCGCGGCCGGCAGCCATTTTCTCCACGACATCCTGGAGCGCGGGGCGCCGTACCATGTCGGCAAGGGGACCCGCCTCGTGAGCAAGGTCGATCAGTTCAGTACGACATACCGGTCCGTCATCGCCGTACCGGTGGTGGCGGGCAGCCGGGAATTCGGTGTTCTCGCCGTCGACGCGCCCGGTGACAGCGATCTCCAGGACATCCATGTCGACCTCATGAAATCCCTGGCCGGATTTCTGGGCGCAGCGCTGGCACTTGCGTAGCGGGCCACAGGAGGGAGACGCGACATGAGGCGCGGCATGATGAATCTCCGCTTCCCACGCCGCAGACGGGGCCGCCGTGGAGCGGAGCCGGACTTCGTCGAAGGCATGAACCACGTCGAGGAGACCTACGCCATGACGTACGCGCGGGAGGCGTACGAGCGGGCCGGACATGCGGATTTCGACCGGCGGGTGGCCGCGGCGACCGGTTCGTTCGGGTGGCGGAACGTCAATCTGCTCGTCCTGTCCGTCGCCTGCCTCGCCGTGGCACTGCTGACCGGCCTCCACCATCTCGGCTGGTGGGCGTACCCGCTCGGCGGGGCCGGGGTGCTGTGCGCCGGGCTGGTACTCCTGCGCTGGCGTCTGTCACGACGGGCCCCCGGGCGCGGTCGCGCCTCCTAAGGGCCGGGCGGTGCTCAGCGCCTGTCGGGCACCCCGTACCGGGTCGGGAGACGGCGCTCACGGGTCGAGGCCGCTGCCCTGGGGGCCGTACAGATCCAGCAGGCGGATGCGGGTGCCGTGCAGCCGCTCGGCCACCGTCTCGGCAACATAGCGGTACATCGCCCGGCCCACGACGGGATCGGACTCGCACAACGCGCGGACCACGCCGGCGTCGAACTCCACGGCCTCCACGGGGCCCACGGTCTCCGCTCCCAGGTGCCACAGGTAGGGCGGGAACAGCCAGGACCAGCCGAGCAGTTCGTCGCGGCCGAGGGTTTCGACGATCGCCGCCCGGCGCCCCGGCACGCGCTGGTCGAGCGCGATCTGCCCGCTGCGGATGATCCAGAAGCGGTCCGCCCGCCGGCCCTCCTCGAAGAGGCGGGTGCCACGCGGCATCGACACCTCGACGGCCAGGTCGGTCAGCTGCCGGCGCCGGTCGGGCGGCATCGCATGGAACAGGTGTCTGATGGTGGCCATCGCATCCTCCGCTCGCTGCCTGCACGATATGCGGTGCTTCGCGGGGATGACGGGAAGGCTCGACCGGCCGGGGAGGCGGCGGACCGGGGTCCGGCGGGCTCAGGCCAGCTGACGTCGCACCAGATCGTGCAGCCGGCCGCCCGTGTCGGCGAGCAGCTCGGCCGGCGGGCCCTGCTCGACGATCCGGCCCTCCGCCATGACGATCACCCGGTCGGCGTCCATGACCGTGGACAGCCGGTGGGCGATCACCAGACGGCTGGCACTGAGCTGTCGGGTGCTGTCGCTGACGATGCGCTGGGTCTCGTTGTCCAGGGCGCTGGTGGCCTCGTCGAAGAACAGGATCCGCGGGCGGCGGACCAGTGCCTGGGCGATCATCAGCCGCTGCCGCTGACCGCCGGAGATGGCCCCACCGCCGGAGATCATGGTGTGCAGTCCCATCGGCATCCGCTTGATGTCCTCGGCCAGGCCCGCCATCTCGGCAGCCGCCCAGGCCTCTTCCTGGGTGAAGGACTCGGCACCGCAGATGCAGTCCAGGATCGATCCGGTGAGCGGCTGCGCGTTCTGGAGGACGACGCCGCACTGGCGGCGCACCGCCGCCTGGTCCAGGGCGGCCAGGTCCTGGCCGTCGTAGAGCACATTGCCCGAGGAGGGCTTGTCGAAGCCGATGAGGAGCCGGAGCAGGGTCGACTTGCCGCAGCCGCTCGGGCCGACGACGGCCACGAACTCGCCGGGCTCGACCCGCAGCGAGACCTCGTCGAGGACCAGCGGGCCGTCGTCGGTGTAGCGGAAGGACAGCTTCTTGGCTTCGATGCCGCCGGACAGGGCGCCGGGCTGGGCGCTGGCGCCGCGCACTTCGGGCTTCTCGTCCAGCACCGGCTGGATCTGCTCGAACATCGGCAGCGCGGCGGCGGCCGAGACGAAGGCGCCGGTGATCTGGGTGACCGAGGTCAGGAGCATGGTCACCGAGGTGTTGAAGGTGAGGAACGAGCCGGCCGACATGCTGCCGCGGGCCGGTCCGGCCAGCAGCATGAACATGGCGAGCGAGCAGAGCGGCAGATAGACCGCGTTGAGCACGGTGGTCAGGTTCTTGATCCGGCCGGCCTTCTGCTGGAGTTCGCGGGAGCGGGCGAACTCACGGGCCCAGGCGGCGTACGCAAAGCTCTCGGCCGCGGCGACCCGCAGCTTGGGCAGCCCGCGCAGGGTCTGGAACGCCTGGTTGTTGAGCTTGTTGCCGAGCTTGACCAGGCGTCGCTGCCAGCGCAGCTCCCACAGGCCCATGGCGAGGAACACCGCACCGATGACGAGCAGCATGGCGACGGCCGCCAGTGCCAGCGGCACGCTGTAGACGAGCAACAGCACGAGGTTCATCGCGCCGACCGTGGTGGCCTGCACGGCCACCGGGCCGAGTCCGGAGAGCACCCGCCGGATGGCGCTGATGCCCATCGCCGCGCTGGCCAGCTCTCCGGTGGAGCGTTCGGTGAAGAACTTGGTCGGCAGCCGCAACAGCCTGTCCCACACGGCCGGCTGCAACGCGCTCTCGATCCGGCCCTCCATCCGCAGCACGGTGAGGTTCTGCAACAGCATGAAGGCGGCGGAGACGACGCTGGTGATGATGACGGCCAGGGAGACCTGGACGATCAGGCTCTTGTCGGCGCTCGGGACGTACACCCCGAGCACCTTGCCGGTCGCGATGGGCACGAGGGCGCCGAGACCGACCGTCACCAGTCCGGCGAGGGCCAGATTGCGCAGGTCCAGCCGTGTGCCGCGCAGGCTGAAGCGCATCAGGCGCCACATGTTCATGGGCCGCTCCGGCAGCGGACGGTAGAACATGACGGCGCGCGGTTCGAGTTCGTCGGCGTTGTCCTTGCCGATGCGCATCCGCAGCCCGGAGGCCGGGTTGACCGCCTCGTAGCGGCCGCGGCGCCACAGCAGCGCCACGGGGGCACCGGACTTGGCGCGGTGGCCCACCAGGGGGCCGGTGTCGGTCCGCCACCAGCGGCCCTGGAGCCGGACGGCGCGGGTGCGGATCCGCGAGCTGACCGCGATCCGTTCGACCGGGGTGATGCGGTCGTTGGCGGCGGCGCCCTTCGGCGGCTCGGTGAGCGTGATCCCGGCCGCCTCCGCGACCGTGCGGCAGACCGCGAAGGTGGCGTCGTCGCCGGCCCGGTCCATCCCGGTGCCGCCCCGGCCGGCCCGGTCCTGGCGGCCGATGGAGGCGATCAGCGCCTGGTCGGCCCGCTCGCGGACGGTCTCGCCCGCCTTGATGCCGGCCGCCGTACGGTCCTCGTGAGCGCGTTCCAGGTGCTCGATCCAGCGGTCGACGGCGGACAGCAGCCGGTACTGCTGATTGACCATCTGCTGCCACAGCTCGGGGTCCACCAGCAGATCGCCGGCCGCCTCCGCACTGTAGGAGGCGCCGTACTGCACGCTGCCGGGCGGCACCGGCATCCACAGGATGTCGTCGTCGGCCACCGCCTCGTCGGCGGGCCTGCCGTCGAGCGGTGCCTCGAACAGCACGCCCAGGCTGCGGGCCGTGCCCAGCGCAAAGGCGTGCTCCAGCGCGGAGGGTGCCTCGCGCTGGCCGCCGTACGCGGGGTCGTGGCCGTAGCCGCCCTGGGTGCCGTACTGCGGGTAGGAACCGGTGTCCCACTGCTCGCCGTACTCGTACCGGGGCAGCTCGCGCAGCGGGATCCGGCGCAGTCGGCAGTCCTGTGACGGCCGGCCGAGCAGGGTGTGCTGCGGGCCCGCGACCGGGCCGAGCAGCAGGGTGCCCGCTTCGAGCCGGCCGAGGAAGTGCCAGTGCCCTTCCTGGGCGACGTCGACCGCGAAGAGGTCGAGCCACCCGCCGGTGACGAGCCACAGCACATGCGGGCCCTCCAGGGGCACGTTGCGCAGTCCGGTGCAGTCGACGGGGGTGCCGACGCCGCCCAGCGCCTGCGTCACCGCGTCGGTGTAGCCCGGTCCCACGAGCGCGGGCGGGGGTACGGATGACACGTCAGTGCTCCTTGACCAGCTCGGCGTACGGGCCCCCGGCGGCGACCAGGTCCTCGTGCCGGCCGCGTTCGACAACCACGCCGTGGTCGAGGACGACGATCTCGTCACTGTCGCGGACCGTGCTCAGCCGGTGGGCGATGACGACGCAGGCGCAGCCGCGCCGCCGCAGGTTGTCCATGATGGTCTGTTCGGTCCGGGCGTCCAGTGCGCTGGTGACCTCGTCGAGGACCAGGATGCTGGGGCGCCGGACCAGTGCGCGGGCGATCTCCAGCCGCTGCCGCTGCCCGCCGGAGAAGTTGCGGCCGTCCTGCTCGACCCGGCTGTAGATGCCGTCGGGGCGGCGGACGATCACATCGTCGTAGAGTGCGGCGTCCTGGAGGGCGGTAATGACCGCGTCGTCCGGTATCGAGGGGTCCCACAGCGCCACGTTGTCGCGGACCGTGCCCTCGAAGAGGAAGATGTCCTGGTCGACAAAGGACACGGAGGCGGCCAGCGCACTGCGGGAGAGGTCCTCCAGCCGCTGTCCGTCGATGCGGATGGTGCCTTCCCAGGGGCTGTAGAGGCCGGAGATCAGCCGGGAGACGGTGGACTTGCCGCTGCCGGATCCGCCGACGAGGGCGACCTGCCGGCCGGGGCCGACGGCCAGCGAGAAGCCGGTGAGCAGCGGTTTGTCCAGCGGGCTGTAGCCGAAGGTGATGCCCTCCAGCGTCACATGGCCCTTGAGCCTGCGGGTGTCGGCGTCCGGCTCGGGACGCGAGTAGAGGGTGTCGACGGGGAAGCTCTCGACGTCCTTGAGACGGGCCACGTCGGCGGCGAAGTCCTGGATGCGGCCGGCCACTCCGTTGAGCCGGGTGATGGGTGCGGTGAAGCGGGTCACCAGCGCCTGGAAGGCGACCAGCAGACCGATGGAGATATGGCCCTCGACCGCCCGCAGTCCGCCGATCCACAGGATCAGTGCGCTGTTGAGCGTGGCCAGGGTGGGCGCGACGACGGCCAGCGCGGCGCTGGGCACACCGAGGCGCTGCTGCACCTCCAGCGTGGTGGCGTGCTGGCCGGCCCAGCGGCGGAAGTAGCCGTTCTCCCCGCCGGTGGCCTTCATCGTCTCGATGAGCTGGAGACCGGTGTAGGAGGTGTTGGTGAGCCGGGCCGTGTCGGCGCGCAGCTTCTGGGTGTGGGTGGACCGCAGCCGGATCACGATCCGCATGGCGACGACGTTGAGCAGGGCGATGCCCACGCCGATGACCGTCAGTTGCGGGTCGTAGGTCCACAGCAGGACGGCGTAGAGGATGACCACGATCCCGTCCACCCCCGCGGCGGCGAGGTCGCGCGCCAGGGTTTCGGCCACCGCGTCGTTGGACTGGAGCCGCTGGACCAGGTCGGCCGGGCTGCGCTGGGCGAAGAAGGTGACCGGGAGTCTGAGCAGATGGCGCAGGAACCGGGCGCTGGTCAGGGTGGAGGAGATGATGCGGCCGCGCAGCAGATTCGCCTGTTGCAGACCGGTCAGTACGGCGGTCAGCGCCACCATCGCGGCCATCGACGCGAAGAGCGGCCCCAGCAGCGAGGTCTGGTTGCCGATCAGGAACATGTCGATGTACGTACGGCTCAGCGCGGGCACCGCCGCGCCGACCGCGACCAGCAGCAGGCTGGCGAGCAGCGCGGCCAGCAGGGTGCCGGTGGTGCCGCGCATCCGGGCGGGCACCGCGCCGAGGACGCCGGGCTTGCGGCCGCCCTTGCGGAAGTCCTCGCCCGGCTCGAAGACCAGGGCGACACCGGTGAAGCTGGTGTCGAAGTCCTCCATCGCCACGAAGCGGCGGCCCTTGTCGGGGTCGTTGATGCGCACGCCGCGGCGGCCGAAGCGGCGGCAGGGGCCGTCGTAGACGACGTAGTGGTTGAACTCCCAGAACAGAATGGCCGGCGCCTGCACTTCGGCGAGCGCGGCCGGTTCCATCTGCATGCCCTTGGCCTGGAGCCCGTAACTGCGGGCGGCCTTGAGCAGGTTGCTGGCGCGCGAGCCGTCGCGGGAGACCCCGCAGGCGATCCGCAGCTCCTCCAGCGGCACATGCCGTCCGTAGTGGGCGAGCACCATGGCCAGCGAGGCGGCGCCGCATTCCACGGCCTCCATCTGGAGGATGGTGGGGGTGCGTACGGACTTCGTCTTCTTGGGCTTCGGAGCGGGCGGCGCGGCGCGGCGGGTACGGCGCGCGCCGGGTGCGGGCTCCGGGCGGTGCCGGCCGCGCCCGGGAGGCGGCAGCTGCTGCTGCGGGGCTGCGGAGTCGTGGGGTGCGGTCACGGCAGCAGCCAATCGATCGGGTGCTGCGCGGCCAGGTGGACGGCGCCACTGGCCGGCGTCATGGAGTCGATCTTGTACGGCGGGCCGCCGGAGGTCGACCAGGCGTAGCCGGACCCACTGTGCGGGGCGGGGTCGAGCTGCACCAGGACGGCGAGGGGCTGGCCGTGCTGCGAGAACTGCTCGCCGAGCTGGCTGTTGCCCAGGTAGGCGCCGATCCGCTGGCGGGTCTGCGCGGTCCTGCCGACGGCCTTGACCCGCCCGCGCAGTACGCCGTACTGCTGGCTGGGCACGGACTGGACGGTGAGGTCGACGGCCGCGCCGACGGGGACGGAGGCGCCGCTCTCGGCCGGTACGTACAGCGTCGCCGTCAGGGGGTCGCCGGGGTGGGCGACGCGCTCCACGGAGGCCACATCCGCACCGGTGGTGACGACGGAGCCGATCGTGGCGACCATGGTGGTCAGCCGGCCGGCGGCGAGTGTGCGGACGACGGTGGCGCCCCGGGCGGTGCGGAGCTTCAGAACGGGGGTGTTGGCGGCCACCCGCTTGCCTTCTTCGGCGAGCACGGCGGTGACCTGGCCCGCGACGGGGCTCTGCAGGACATAGCTGCCCTGGCCGTGGGTGAGGATTCCGGGTGCGTTGAGGGTGGACGACACGGTGCCGGTCACCGCCCATACGGACGCGGCGATCACGAACAGGACCGTGACGGTCAGCACGAGCCAGCCCCGGGGGCGGGCGAAGCGCACCGGCAGATCGATTTC
This Streptomyces decoyicus DNA region includes the following protein-coding sequences:
- a CDS encoding GAF domain-containing protein; this encodes MKLFLLSCSSALAAGVFVASVLAGDQQDRNHESILRVGAVLAVAVVLVTASETALNEREKERARKEAGRAAAALALTYHSTLAPLSEALATLSQEYAAAYSGTGATPPAGLASTQAAQSAVIRRTVLVGAAVLTAEPDPASHLPRARCAFYRLADRARHEFTLEDWAGAPPTPRPIIDGAAGSHFLHDILERGAPYHVGKGTRLVSKVDQFSTTYRSVIAVPVVAGSREFGVLAVDAPGDSDLQDIHVDLMKSLAGFLGAALALA
- a CDS encoding HlyD family efflux transporter periplasmic adaptor subunit → MQFRQQALSKLQSPEEIDLPVRFARPRGWLVLTVTVLFVIAASVWAVTGTVSSTLNAPGILTHGQGSYVLQSPVAGQVTAVLAEEGKRVAANTPVLKLRTARGATVVRTLAAGRLTTMVATIGSVVTTGADVASVERVAHPGDPLTATLYVPAESGASVPVGAAVDLTVQSVPSQQYGVLRGRVKAVGRTAQTRQRIGAYLGNSQLGEQFSQHGQPLAVLVQLDPAPHSGSGYAWSTSGGPPYKIDSMTPASGAVHLAAQHPIDWLLP
- a CDS encoding NHLP bacteriocin export ABC transporter permease/ATPase subunit; its protein translation is MSSVPPPALVGPGYTDAVTQALGGVGTPVDCTGLRNVPLEGPHVLWLVTGGWLDLFAVDVAQEGHWHFLGRLEAGTLLLGPVAGPQHTLLGRPSQDCRLRRIPLRELPRYEYGEQWDTGSYPQYGTQGGYGHDPAYGGQREAPSALEHAFALGTARSLGVLFEAPLDGRPADEAVADDDILWMPVPPGSVQYGASYSAEAAGDLLVDPELWQQMVNQQYRLLSAVDRWIEHLERAHEDRTAAGIKAGETVRERADQALIASIGRQDRAGRGGTGMDRAGDDATFAVCRTVAEAAGITLTEPPKGAAANDRITPVERIAVSSRIRTRAVRLQGRWWRTDTGPLVGHRAKSGAPVALLWRRGRYEAVNPASGLRMRIGKDNADELEPRAVMFYRPLPERPMNMWRLMRFSLRGTRLDLRNLALAGLVTVGLGALVPIATGKVLGVYVPSADKSLIVQVSLAVIITSVVSAAFMLLQNLTVLRMEGRIESALQPAVWDRLLRLPTKFFTERSTGELASAAMGISAIRRVLSGLGPVAVQATTVGAMNLVLLLVYSVPLALAAVAMLLVIGAVFLAMGLWELRWQRRLVKLGNKLNNQAFQTLRGLPKLRVAAAESFAYAAWAREFARSRELQQKAGRIKNLTTVLNAVYLPLCSLAMFMLLAGPARGSMSAGSFLTFNTSVTMLLTSVTQITGAFVSAAAALPMFEQIQPVLDEKPEVRGASAQPGALSGGIEAKKLSFRYTDDGPLVLDEVSLRVEPGEFVAVVGPSGCGKSTLLRLLIGFDKPSSGNVLYDGQDLAALDQAAVRRQCGVVLQNAQPLTGSILDCICGAESFTQEEAWAAAEMAGLAEDIKRMPMGLHTMISGGGAISGGQRQRLMIAQALVRRPRILFFDEATSALDNETQRIVSDSTRQLSASRLVIAHRLSTVMDADRVIVMAEGRIVEQGPPAELLADTGGRLHDLVRRQLA
- a CDS encoding cyclic nucleotide-binding domain-containing protein, whose amino-acid sequence is MATIRHLFHAMPPDRRRQLTDLAVEVSMPRGTRLFEEGRRADRFWIIRSGQIALDQRVPGRRAAIVETLGRDELLGWSWLFPPYLWHLGAETVGPVEAVEFDAGVVRALCESDPVVGRAMYRYVAETVAERLHGTRIRLLDLYGPQGSGLDP
- a CDS encoding NHLP family bacteriocin export ABC transporter peptidase/permease/ATPase subunit yields the protein MTAPHDSAAPQQQLPPPGRGRHRPEPAPGARRTRRAAPPAPKPKKTKSVRTPTILQMEAVECGAASLAMVLAHYGRHVPLEELRIACGVSRDGSRASNLLKAARSYGLQAKGMQMEPAALAEVQAPAILFWEFNHYVVYDGPCRRFGRRGVRINDPDKGRRFVAMEDFDTSFTGVALVFEPGEDFRKGGRKPGVLGAVPARMRGTTGTLLAALLASLLLVAVGAAVPALSRTYIDMFLIGNQTSLLGPLFASMAAMVALTAVLTGLQQANLLRGRIISSTLTSARFLRHLLRLPVTFFAQRSPADLVQRLQSNDAVAETLARDLAAAGVDGIVVILYAVLLWTYDPQLTVIGVGIALLNVVAMRIVIRLRSTHTQKLRADTARLTNTSYTGLQLIETMKATGGENGYFRRWAGQHATTLEVQQRLGVPSAALAVVAPTLATLNSALILWIGGLRAVEGHISIGLLVAFQALVTRFTAPITRLNGVAGRIQDFAADVARLKDVESFPVDTLYSRPEPDADTRRLKGHVTLEGITFGYSPLDKPLLTGFSLAVGPGRQVALVGGSGSGKSTVSRLISGLYSPWEGTIRIDGQRLEDLSRSALAASVSFVDQDIFLFEGTVRDNVALWDPSIPDDAVITALQDAALYDDVIVRRPDGIYSRVEQDGRNFSGGQRQRLEIARALVRRPSILVLDEVTSALDARTEQTIMDNLRRRGCACVVIAHRLSTVRDSDEIVVLDHGVVVERGRHEDLVAAGGPYAELVKEH